The following are encoded together in the Peromyscus leucopus breed LL Stock chromosome 1, UCI_PerLeu_2.1, whole genome shotgun sequence genome:
- the Zbed5 gene encoding zinc finger BED domain-containing protein 5 yields MDLLLKQGSLKQEAESFCYQIVSESDSPKVGVVQSEDEPLRSSVSIKPEGELSRVNFMSSSNKIATFSKKIKRRKYDESYLSFGFTHFGNRDVPHAQCILCKKILSNSSLAPSKLRRHLETKHIAYKDKDISFFKQYLDSPENSKPPAPKTVNTDNESATEASYNVSYHIALSGEAHTIGELLIKPCAKDVVMRMFDEHYSKKIDAIQLSNSTVARRIKDLAADIEEELVCRLKICDGFSLQLDESADISGLAVLLVFIRYRFNKSIEEDLLLCESLQSNATGEEIFNCINSFMQKHEIEWKKCVDVCSDASRAVDGKIAEAVTLIKYVAPESTSSHCFFYQHALVVKIMPASLKSVLDQAVHIISYIKARPHQSWALKILCEEMGAQHTALLLNTEVR; encoded by the coding sequence ATGGATCTTTTGCTGAAACAAGGAAGTCTTAAACAAGAAGCAGAATCATTTTGTTACCAAATTGTATCTGAATCAGACAGTCCAAAGGTTGGAGTAGTACAAAGTGAAGATGAACCATTGCGGTCTTCAGTTTCTATAAAACCAGAAGGTGAGCTTTCCAGGGTCAATTTTATGTCCAGTTCCAATAAAATAGCAACAtttagtaagaaaataaaaagaagaaaatatgatgAAAGTTATTTGTCATTTGGATTTACTCACTTTGGAAATCGAGATGTACCTCATGCACAATGCATATTATGTAAGAAGATTTTGTCCAATAGCTCTTTAGCTCCTAGTAAGCTTCGAAGACATTTAGAAACTAAACACATTGCATATAAAGACAAAGACATCAGCTTTTTCAAGCAGTATCTTGATTCACCTGAAAACAGTAAACCTCCAGCACCTAAGACTGTCAATACAGATAATGAAAGTGCTACAGAAGCATCATACAATGTAAGTTACCACATAGCCCTGAGTGGAGAGGCTCATACTATTGGAGAATTGCTTATCAAACCTTGTGCAAAAGATGTAGTGATGCGGATGTTTGATGAACACTATAGTAAAAAAATAGATGCAATACAACTCTCAAACAGTACTGTGGCACGCCGAATTAAAGATCTAGCTGCTGACATTGAAGAAGAGCTTGTTTGTAGACTGAAAATTTGTGATGGGTTTTCACTGCAACTAGATGAATCAGCTGATATTTCAGGACTTGCTGTGCTGCTTGTGTTTATTCGTTATAGGTTTAATAAATCTATTGAGGAAGACCTACTCTTATGTGAATCTTTGCAGAGTAATGCAACTGGTGAAGAAATTTTCAACTGCATCAACAGTTTTATGCAGAAACATGAAATTGAATGGAAAAAATGTGTTGATGTTTGCAGTGATGCTTCTAGGGCAGTGGATGGGAAAATTGCCGAGGCTGTCACCTTGATAAAATATGTAGCTCCAGAAAGTACCAGTAGTCACTGCTTCTTCTATCAACATGCATTAGTAGTTAAAATAATGCCTGCATCTCTAAAAAGTGTGCTAGATCAAGCAGTCCACATTATCAGTTACATCAAAGCTCGACCACATCAATCCTGGGCACTAAAAATTTTATGTGAAGAAATGGGTGCTCAGCACACAGCACTTCTTCTGAATACAGAAGTGAGGTAA